In one window of Desulforhabdus amnigena DNA:
- a CDS encoding histone deacetylase family protein, which translates to MQVITHQDFLEEYTMDPAAAPGRIECILKAVEGEVVFEEAFPAGYDDILAVHTKGHVQSVERRRLYNIAALAAGGAVQAAEKGLSEPCFALVRPPGHHASADSSWGFCYFNNMAIALEHLKRNGLIKTAHILDFDMHYGDGTVSILEHKGYVTIHNPDSDDRLIYLDEVARKLASVEVDIIGVSAGFDNHVEDWGRVLLTEDYRTMGRMVLERCRKLGAGCFAVLEGGYNHEVLGQNVLAFLKGLKGD; encoded by the coding sequence ATGCAGGTCATAACACACCAGGATTTCCTTGAAGAATATACGATGGATCCTGCGGCGGCGCCGGGGCGGATTGAATGCATCTTGAAAGCCGTCGAGGGGGAAGTCGTCTTTGAAGAAGCCTTCCCCGCAGGATATGACGACATTCTTGCTGTTCATACGAAAGGGCATGTGCAGAGTGTGGAGCGCAGAAGATTGTACAACATCGCTGCATTGGCTGCAGGCGGGGCCGTTCAGGCCGCAGAGAAGGGACTCTCGGAACCCTGTTTCGCCCTGGTGCGTCCTCCGGGGCACCATGCATCGGCGGACAGTTCCTGGGGATTCTGCTATTTCAACAATATGGCCATTGCCCTGGAACATCTGAAACGAAACGGCCTCATAAAGACTGCCCATATCCTGGACTTCGACATGCATTACGGCGACGGCACTGTTTCCATTTTAGAGCATAAGGGTTATGTGACTATTCATAATCCCGATTCGGATGACCGGCTGATCTACCTCGATGAAGTTGCAAGAAAGCTTGCGTCGGTAGAGGTGGATATCATCGGCGTGTCCGCCGGGTTCGACAATCATGTGGAAGATTGGGGGCGGGTACTGCTTACGGAAGACTACCGGACCATGGGGCGCATGGTTCTGGAACGATGCAGGAAGCTGGGCGCGGGGTGTTTTGCGGTCCTCGAAGGGGGGTACAATCACGAAGTGCTCGGGCAGAATGTGCTCGCTTTTTTGAAAGGCCTCAAAGGTGATTGA
- a CDS encoding PilZ domain-containing protein: MPKDDRPNTPVENARQGEKRHHFRVDDFLPVTLKKVSGDCSCMKARIISGFRSGSDASTAYDDMLQDSVNPKIWKMLVEINTKLNLILDQFCLEREGLNKVERQVVSLSASGLRTKASERFEIGDFVEIGIYLPTNVPLWIAVYGKVMRNKEISPNEYEVAVRFCEMDEEIRDKIFQYTLKRQREIIRTRDLECM, translated from the coding sequence ATGCCAAAGGATGACAGACCAAACACGCCTGTTGAGAACGCACGACAAGGAGAAAAACGGCACCACTTCCGCGTGGACGATTTCTTGCCAGTGACCCTCAAGAAGGTTTCGGGCGACTGCTCCTGCATGAAAGCAAGAATAATTTCCGGTTTTCGCTCGGGATCGGATGCATCGACAGCCTATGACGACATGCTGCAAGACTCAGTGAATCCCAAAATATGGAAAATGCTTGTAGAGATCAACACCAAGTTGAATCTTATACTGGATCAATTCTGTCTGGAGAGGGAGGGATTGAATAAGGTGGAACGGCAAGTGGTCTCTCTCAGCGCTTCGGGCCTGAGAACCAAGGCATCTGAGCGTTTTGAAATTGGGGATTTCGTTGAAATCGGAATATATCTCCCAACGAATGTTCCATTGTGGATTGCAGTGTATGGTAAGGTCATGAGGAATAAAGAAATCTCCCCAAACGAGTACGAAGTGGCCGTACGCTTCTGCGAAATGGACGAAGAAATAAGAGATAAAATTTTTCAATACACTCTCAAGCGGCAGAGAGAAATCATCAGAACACGAGACCTGGAATGCATGTGA
- the ettA gene encoding energy-dependent translational throttle protein EttA, which produces MSNEPNKVIYSMIGVSKYYDKKPVLKDIYLSYFYGAKIGVLGLNGSGKSSLLRILAGVDKEFNGKTVISPGYTVGYLEQEPQLDPSRTVREIVEEGVQETVDLMKEYNLINEKFAEPMSDEEMDRLIQKQGEVQEKLDALDAWDLDSRLEMAMDALRCPPGDTPVKVLSGGEKRRVALCRLLLKKPDILLLDEPTNHLDAESVAWLEHHLQRYEGTIIAVTHDRYFLDNVAGWILELDRGQGIPWQGNYSSWLEQKQARLQQEEKVESERQKTLKRELEWIRMSPKGRHAKAKARIKSYEELLGQEGEKRSKDLEIYIPPGPRLGKMVIEVENVSKAFGNTLLMEGLTFNLPPGGIVGVIGPNGAGKTTLFRMITGQEQPDSGTFRIGDSVKLAYVDQSREALNPEKSTWEAIADGEDTIQLGSRQVNARAYAARFNFSGADQQKKVGMLSGGERNRVHLARMLKSGANVLLLDEPTNDLDVNTMRALEEALENFAGCAVVISHDRWFLDRIATHILAFEGDSKVVWFDGNYSEYEADRKARLGAAAEQPHRIKYRQMTRD; this is translated from the coding sequence ATGAGCAACGAACCAAACAAGGTCATCTACTCCATGATTGGAGTGAGCAAGTATTACGATAAGAAACCGGTCCTTAAAGACATCTACCTGTCCTATTTTTATGGCGCCAAGATCGGCGTTCTCGGACTCAATGGTTCAGGAAAGAGTTCCCTGCTTCGGATTCTTGCGGGAGTCGACAAGGAATTCAACGGAAAAACCGTGATCTCGCCGGGCTATACAGTAGGTTACCTGGAGCAGGAACCACAGCTCGACCCATCCAGAACCGTCAGGGAAATCGTCGAAGAGGGTGTCCAGGAAACCGTTGACCTGATGAAAGAATACAACCTCATCAACGAAAAATTTGCCGAACCCATGTCCGATGAGGAAATGGACAGGCTCATTCAGAAGCAGGGTGAAGTGCAGGAAAAACTCGACGCTCTCGATGCGTGGGATTTGGATTCCCGTCTTGAAATGGCTATGGATGCCTTGCGTTGTCCTCCCGGAGATACTCCTGTAAAAGTCCTTTCGGGTGGGGAAAAGAGACGAGTCGCCCTCTGCCGGCTTCTCCTGAAAAAGCCGGACATTCTGCTCCTGGACGAACCCACCAACCACCTGGACGCCGAATCGGTGGCGTGGCTGGAACACCACCTTCAGCGGTACGAAGGAACCATCATTGCCGTGACCCACGACCGGTATTTCCTGGACAATGTCGCCGGATGGATTCTCGAACTCGACCGGGGTCAGGGGATCCCCTGGCAGGGCAACTATTCTTCCTGGCTGGAACAGAAGCAAGCCCGCCTGCAACAGGAGGAAAAAGTCGAAAGCGAGCGTCAGAAGACTCTGAAACGCGAACTCGAATGGATTCGAATGTCCCCGAAGGGCCGCCACGCCAAGGCCAAGGCGCGCATCAAGTCCTATGAGGAACTTCTCGGACAGGAAGGCGAAAAACGTTCCAAGGACCTTGAAATCTACATCCCCCCTGGGCCGCGGCTGGGGAAAATGGTCATCGAAGTGGAAAACGTCAGCAAGGCATTCGGAAATACGCTCCTCATGGAAGGATTGACTTTCAACCTCCCTCCCGGAGGTATTGTAGGGGTCATCGGCCCCAACGGCGCCGGCAAGACCACTCTTTTTCGTATGATCACCGGCCAGGAGCAGCCCGATTCAGGAACTTTCCGGATCGGCGATTCAGTGAAACTCGCTTATGTGGATCAAAGCCGCGAGGCGCTCAATCCGGAAAAAAGCACCTGGGAAGCGATCGCGGACGGCGAAGACACCATTCAGCTCGGAAGCAGGCAGGTCAATGCCCGCGCCTATGCAGCCCGGTTCAACTTCTCCGGAGCCGATCAGCAGAAGAAGGTAGGCATGTTGTCGGGTGGGGAACGCAACCGGGTCCATCTGGCTCGAATGCTCAAGTCCGGCGCCAATGTGCTCCTTCTGGACGAACCGACCAACGATCTGGACGTAAACACTATGCGGGCATTGGAAGAAGCCCTCGAGAACTTCGCCGGATGCGCCGTTGTGATCAGCCACGATCGCTGGTTTCTGGATAGAATCGCCACTCACATCCTGGCCTTTGAAGGCGACAGCAAAGTAGTTTGGTTTGATGGGAATTATTCCGAATACGAAGCCGACCGTAAGGCGCGCCTGGGCGCTGCCGCCGAACAGCCTCACCGCATCAAATACCGCCAGATGACGAGAGATTAG
- a CDS encoding PAS domain-containing protein: MSNHEWVKEFPGTITVCDSEGIILEMNDAAIEAFKKNGGEKLIGTNLLDCHPEPARSKLKKLLATQRENTYTIEKNGVKKFIHQVPWYENGEYRGFVEFSLKIPAQIPHFVRDNT; this comes from the coding sequence ATGTCAAATCACGAATGGGTAAAAGAATTTCCGGGTACCATCACCGTTTGCGACTCCGAAGGCATCATTCTGGAGATGAACGATGCGGCAATAGAAGCCTTCAAGAAAAATGGAGGGGAAAAGCTCATCGGCACCAATCTGCTGGACTGCCACCCGGAACCCGCAAGGTCAAAACTCAAGAAACTCCTGGCCACACAAAGGGAAAACACCTACACCATCGAAAAAAACGGTGTAAAGAAATTCATCCATCAGGTTCCATGGTATGAAAATGGCGAATACCGCGGCTTTGTGGAATTCTCTTTAAAAATCCCCGCCCAGATTCCCCATTTCGTAAGGGACAACACCTGA
- a CDS encoding MBL fold metallo-hydrolase, with protein MRVVFLGVGEACDERYANTSIWLRTETDGLQRSVLLDCGFTVPSLYWRQTTNPDDLDALWISHFHGDHFFGVPALLLRFWETKREKPLTILGQSGVEDMVRRTMELAYPHFLQKLMYPLEFITAEPTREILAVGLKWQFALNGHGQRDLAVRIEDGAHSVFYSGDGLPTPETAALAEGCDLVIHEAFRMEGVTPGHGTVRECIDFSRRARAASLALVHLQRDERKERFSDILNLLKGIEDIQVLLPEPGDELNL; from the coding sequence ATGAGGGTTGTTTTTTTGGGAGTCGGCGAAGCTTGTGACGAAAGATACGCCAATACCTCCATTTGGTTACGGACGGAAACGGACGGTCTGCAACGCTCTGTTTTGCTGGACTGCGGATTCACCGTGCCTTCGCTTTACTGGCGGCAGACGACGAACCCGGATGATCTGGATGCCCTTTGGATTTCACACTTTCATGGAGACCATTTTTTCGGGGTACCGGCTCTGCTCCTGAGATTCTGGGAAACAAAGCGCGAAAAGCCTTTGACGATTTTGGGGCAGTCGGGAGTCGAAGATATGGTACGCCGGACCATGGAACTTGCTTATCCCCATTTCCTGCAAAAACTCATGTATCCCCTGGAGTTCATCACAGCGGAACCGACTCGTGAAATCCTTGCCGTGGGACTCAAATGGCAATTTGCACTCAACGGCCACGGTCAGAGGGACCTGGCAGTACGCATAGAAGATGGAGCGCATTCCGTTTTCTATAGCGGCGATGGTCTGCCGACTCCTGAAACGGCTGCGCTGGCGGAGGGATGCGACCTCGTGATTCACGAGGCCTTCCGCATGGAGGGGGTGACCCCCGGACATGGGACTGTGAGGGAATGCATCGATTTTTCCCGCCGAGCCCGCGCTGCATCCCTCGCCCTCGTGCATCTGCAGCGCGACGAAAGAAAAGAGCGTTTCTCGGACATCCTGAATCTGCTGAAGGGGATCGAGGATATTCAGGTATTGCTCCCGGAACCGGGGGATGAATTGAATCTGTAG
- a CDS encoding insulinase family protein translates to MTITHGFELVREENIEELKTRARLYRHIQTGAELLSLSNDDENKVFGISFRTPPKDSTGVAHILEHSVLCGSRKYPVKEPFVELLKGSLKTFLNAFTYPDKTCYPVASQNVQDFYNLVDVYLDAVFYPRITPFVLQQEGWHLELENPDLPLTYKGVVYNEMKGAYSSPDNVLAEFSQQSIFPDNTYGLDSGGNPKEIPNLTFEQFKEFHEKYYHPSNARIFFCGDDDPDERLRLVNEYLKEFQKIAPDSQVQLQRPFDAPRRIVRSFASGREDSAGGEAASKGMITVNWLLPETTDPELNLSFQILQYVLLGMPGSPLRKALIDSGLGDDLAGVGLESDLRQMYFSTGLKGIAIENADRIEALILDTLSRMAKDGIDRQTIEAALNTIEFRLRENNTGSFPRGLVLMLRSLTTWLYDGNPFSLLAFEAPLAAVKSRLKSGAPYFEKLIEEYFLNNSHRTTLVLTPDPKLAEKEEADERARLAAIRESMTSEQLKNVVENTHALQRLQETPDPPEALATIPTLKISDLEKRNKVIPKTVLQKNGREILFHDIFTSGIVYLDIAFNLHTLPQKYLPYIPLFGRSLVEMGTEKEDFVALSQRISAKTGGLRTEVFTSAVQDSKKARTCMILRGKSMLTQTEDLLNILQDVLLRGQLDNRERFRQMVMEEKARQEQKLVPNGHQIVNIRLRSHFGEADWAAEQMSGISYLFFIRQLARQVDSDWPGVLHTLEEIRRILVNRNEMLFNVTLDASNFSRFEPQLANFMETLPAAASSEVEWAPEHPPEFEGLMIPAQVNYVGKGANLYDLGYRFHGSTQVITGYLRTSWLWERIRVQGGAYGAFCLFDRHSGMFTFVSYRDPNLLKTLNNFDQASEFLRHADLNEDELTKGIIGAIGNMDSYYLPDAKGYMSMLRHITGDTDEIRQKIRDEVLSTTAADFRAFADILDEVKKRGIVKVLGSQSAMEETDSERPGWLNLLKVL, encoded by the coding sequence ATGACCATCACTCACGGCTTTGAACTGGTGCGTGAAGAAAACATAGAAGAGTTGAAAACTCGGGCCAGACTTTATCGCCACATCCAAACGGGAGCGGAACTCCTTTCTCTTTCAAATGACGATGAAAACAAAGTCTTTGGAATCAGCTTCCGCACTCCCCCAAAAGACTCTACCGGTGTGGCGCACATACTGGAACATTCCGTACTTTGCGGTTCACGCAAGTACCCTGTCAAAGAGCCTTTTGTGGAGCTTCTGAAAGGTTCGCTCAAGACATTTCTGAACGCCTTCACCTATCCCGACAAAACCTGCTATCCCGTAGCCAGCCAGAATGTTCAGGATTTTTATAATCTCGTGGACGTCTATCTGGACGCGGTCTTTTATCCGAGGATCACCCCCTTCGTTCTTCAGCAGGAAGGCTGGCACCTGGAACTGGAAAACCCCGACCTTCCTCTTACCTATAAAGGCGTCGTCTACAATGAAATGAAGGGGGCCTACTCCTCACCGGACAATGTGCTCGCCGAATTTTCTCAGCAATCCATTTTTCCCGATAATACCTACGGGTTGGATTCAGGTGGAAACCCGAAGGAGATTCCCAATCTCACCTTCGAACAATTCAAGGAATTTCATGAAAAATATTACCACCCGTCCAATGCCCGCATTTTCTTTTGCGGGGACGACGATCCGGACGAACGGCTGCGTTTGGTGAACGAATATCTCAAGGAGTTTCAGAAGATCGCCCCCGACTCCCAGGTTCAACTACAGCGGCCTTTCGACGCTCCTCGACGCATCGTTCGTTCTTTCGCCTCCGGTAGAGAGGATTCCGCCGGCGGTGAAGCCGCTTCCAAGGGAATGATTACCGTCAACTGGCTGCTCCCCGAGACGACGGACCCGGAATTGAATCTCAGCTTTCAGATCCTGCAGTACGTCCTTCTAGGAATGCCGGGTTCCCCTCTGCGTAAAGCACTCATCGACTCGGGCCTCGGCGACGACCTGGCCGGTGTCGGGCTGGAAAGCGATCTGCGCCAGATGTATTTCTCTACGGGGCTAAAGGGGATTGCCATTGAGAATGCAGACCGCATCGAAGCTCTGATCCTGGACACTCTGTCAAGGATGGCAAAAGACGGCATTGATCGCCAAACGATCGAGGCCGCACTCAATACCATCGAATTTCGCCTCCGAGAAAACAACACGGGAAGCTTCCCAAGGGGCCTCGTTCTGATGCTTCGGTCCCTTACCACATGGCTTTATGACGGCAATCCTTTCTCCTTGCTGGCCTTTGAAGCTCCCCTCGCCGCGGTAAAATCCCGTTTGAAGTCCGGCGCTCCCTATTTCGAAAAGCTTATCGAGGAATATTTTCTGAACAATTCTCACCGCACCACGCTGGTTCTGACCCCCGACCCCAAGCTGGCGGAAAAGGAAGAGGCAGACGAACGCGCCCGGCTTGCAGCCATTCGGGAATCCATGACATCCGAACAATTGAAGAACGTCGTTGAAAACACACACGCACTGCAAAGGCTGCAGGAGACTCCGGATCCACCCGAAGCCCTGGCCACGATCCCGACGCTCAAGATTTCCGATCTCGAAAAGCGAAACAAGGTGATTCCCAAGACAGTCCTGCAAAAAAACGGCAGGGAAATTCTCTTTCACGACATTTTCACCAGCGGCATCGTTTACCTGGATATCGCTTTCAATTTGCACACACTCCCCCAGAAGTATCTGCCGTACATCCCCCTCTTTGGCCGCAGCCTGGTGGAAATGGGCACGGAAAAAGAAGATTTCGTGGCGCTTAGCCAGCGGATCAGCGCCAAAACCGGCGGGCTCAGAACCGAAGTCTTCACCTCAGCGGTCCAGGACAGCAAGAAGGCCAGAACCTGCATGATACTGCGGGGCAAAAGCATGCTGACGCAAACAGAAGATCTTCTGAACATTTTGCAGGATGTGCTCCTCAGGGGGCAACTGGACAATCGCGAACGCTTTCGACAAATGGTCATGGAGGAGAAGGCCAGGCAGGAACAGAAGCTAGTCCCCAATGGGCATCAGATCGTCAATATCCGATTGCGTTCTCACTTCGGCGAAGCGGATTGGGCTGCGGAACAGATGAGCGGGATCAGCTACCTGTTTTTCATCCGCCAACTTGCCCGCCAGGTGGATTCGGACTGGCCGGGCGTGCTCCACACCCTCGAGGAAATCCGGCGCATTTTGGTCAACCGCAATGAGATGCTTTTCAATGTGACTCTCGATGCATCGAATTTTTCGCGGTTTGAACCGCAACTGGCAAACTTTATGGAGACCCTCCCCGCTGCTGCCTCCTCCGAAGTCGAATGGGCACCGGAACACCCGCCCGAATTCGAAGGGCTGATGATCCCCGCCCAGGTGAACTACGTCGGAAAAGGCGCCAACCTTTACGATCTGGGTTACCGTTTTCATGGCTCGACTCAAGTGATAACGGGATATCTGAGGACGTCCTGGCTGTGGGAACGCATCCGGGTTCAGGGCGGCGCCTATGGGGCTTTCTGCCTTTTCGACCGGCATTCGGGGATGTTCACCTTCGTTTCCTATCGCGATCCCAATCTCTTGAAAACCCTCAATAATTTCGATCAGGCTTCGGAATTCCTGCGCCATGCGGATCTGAACGAAGACGAGCTCACCAAGGGCATCATTGGAGCCATCGGAAACATGGACTCATACTATCTGCCCGACGCCAAGGGGTACATGTCCATGCTGCGCCACATCACGGGCGATACAGACGAAATCCGCCAGAAGATCCGGGATGAAGTGCTGTCGACCACCGCCGCGGACTTCAGGGCCTTCGCCGATATACTCGACGAGGTGAAGAAAAGAGGCATTGTGAAGGTGCTGGGCTCCCAGTCTGCGATGGAAGAAACCGATTCCGAACGCCCTGGATGGCTCAACCTATTGAAAGTACTATAG